One genomic region from Sphingomicrobium aestuariivivum encodes:
- the aroB gene encoding 3-dehydroquinate synthase has translation MKTLTVPGTAAETYPVFIGRLEDALSAASVPRRRPLACISEPKVWGLHGERLAAALDLDPHLIAEGEAGKTWQELQSAIAFLAARNHQRSDPVIAFGGGAVGDLTGLAAALYRRGVPVIQVPTTLLAQVDSSVGGKTAIDAEGQKNIVGAFHPPASVVIDPALLATLDPRQFRAGLAETIKYGLIGNRELYDWLVAGGARRLADLDPDAATHAIATGISMKADLVEGDLEDRSGRRALLNLGHSFGHAIEAIAGLGKVLHGEAVAIGMVLAARFSAQQGHLDSATARQIGDDLAAMGLPTRLSDAGLEGRGADLLDPMRHDKKNEEGRLSLILLRDIGKAFFARDIEEEALSAFLSGL, from the coding sequence ATGAAGACGCTCACCGTCCCGGGCACCGCTGCTGAAACCTACCCGGTGTTCATCGGCCGGTTGGAAGACGCCTTGTCCGCCGCATCGGTGCCGCGCCGCCGCCCCCTCGCCTGCATCAGCGAACCGAAGGTCTGGGGCCTTCACGGCGAGCGCCTCGCCGCCGCGCTCGATCTCGACCCGCACCTGATCGCCGAGGGCGAAGCGGGCAAGACCTGGCAGGAGCTGCAATCCGCCATTGCCTTCCTCGCTGCGCGCAACCACCAACGCTCCGATCCGGTCATCGCCTTCGGCGGCGGCGCGGTGGGCGACCTCACCGGTCTTGCCGCCGCCCTCTATCGTCGCGGCGTGCCCGTCATACAGGTCCCGACCACCCTTCTCGCGCAGGTCGACAGCAGCGTTGGCGGCAAGACCGCGATCGACGCCGAGGGCCAGAAGAATATCGTCGGCGCCTTTCATCCGCCGGCCAGCGTCGTCATCGACCCCGCCTTGCTGGCAACGCTCGATCCGCGCCAGTTTCGCGCGGGCCTCGCCGAGACGATCAAATATGGTCTGATCGGCAATCGGGAATTGTACGACTGGCTCGTCGCAGGGGGTGCGAGGCGTCTCGCCGACCTTGACCCCGATGCGGCCACTCACGCCATCGCTACCGGCATCTCGATGAAGGCCGACCTTGTCGAGGGTGATCTCGAGGACCGCTCTGGCCGCCGCGCCCTCCTCAACCTCGGCCACAGCTTCGGCCATGCGATCGAGGCCATCGCCGGTCTCGGCAAGGTGCTCCACGGCGAAGCGGTCGCCATCGGGATGGTTCTCGCCGCCCGTTTCAGCGCGCAGCAGGGGCATCTCGATTCCGCGACCGCGCGACAAATCGGGGACGACCTCGCCGCGATGGGCCTTCCGACACGCTTGTCCGATGCAGGGCTGGAAGGCCGCGGCGCCGACCTCCTCGACCCCATGCGCCACGACAAGAAAAATGAAGAGGGGCGCCTGTCGCTCATCCTCCTGCGCGACATCGGCAAGGCCTTTTTCGCGCGCGACATCGAGGAAGAGGCCTTATCGGCCTTCCTGTCCGGTCTCTAG
- a CDS encoding shikimate kinase, with product MSHRLTSRLDRSIVLVGLMGAGKSTVGRRLARRLGLPFVDSDVAIEDASGFSTAEIFERFGEKDFRDGERRLVARLAEEPLQVIATGGGAFTVAETRKLLNEKCITIWLDAPIDILAERTGRRDNRPLLQGVDRAEKLAELMEQRRAAYAEAHVRVESRHGAHAEIVEAIIKALEEFLQ from the coding sequence ATGTCGCACCGCCTCACTTCCCGTCTAGACCGTTCGATTGTCCTTGTCGGCCTCATGGGCGCGGGCAAGTCGACCGTGGGTCGACGCCTCGCGCGCCGGCTCGGCCTGCCCTTTGTCGACAGCGATGTCGCCATCGAGGACGCCTCGGGCTTCTCGACCGCTGAAATCTTCGAGCGCTTCGGGGAAAAGGACTTTCGCGATGGCGAACGCCGGCTCGTCGCCCGTCTCGCCGAAGAACCGTTGCAGGTCATCGCCACCGGCGGCGGTGCCTTCACCGTCGCCGAGACGCGCAAGCTCCTCAACGAAAAGTGCATCACCATCTGGCTCGATGCGCCGATCGACATCCTTGCAGAACGCACCGGACGGCGCGACAATCGCCCGCTGCTTCAGGGCGTTGATCGCGCGGAGAAGCTGGCCGAACTCATGGAGCAACGGCGCGCAGCCTATGCCGAGGCCCATGTCCGTGTCGAAAGCCGGCATGGCGCCCATGCCGAGATCGTCGAAGCCATTATCAAGGCACTCGAGGAATTCCTCCAATGA
- a CDS encoding tyrosine recombinase, with protein sequence MLAAETGASRNTLLAYRGDLSAAAAVLGSVGDADAEALKALGSAWQPLAASTVARRASALRRFYGFLLEEGLRGDDPSDVLPRPKVKRPLPRLLSAEEVELMLADAADRAASGERLAVRDHALLELLYGSGLRASELVALPRRAMRPSEPFLILSGKGEKERLVPVSDAAHRAVARWIAASDDSRWLFPGGKAHLSRVRLFQIVRAMAGRVGIAPERVSPHVLRHAFATHLLEGGADLRTLQALLGHADIATTQIYTHVDSRRLVELVNQRHPLARRGSALRD encoded by the coding sequence ATGCTCGCGGCGGAGACGGGCGCGTCGCGCAACACGCTGCTTGCCTATCGCGGCGACTTGTCCGCGGCGGCCGCGGTGCTGGGCTCGGTCGGCGATGCCGATGCTGAGGCGCTGAAAGCGCTCGGCAGCGCATGGCAGCCGCTTGCAGCCTCGACTGTCGCGCGCCGTGCCAGTGCCCTCCGGCGCTTCTATGGATTCCTTCTGGAAGAAGGGCTGCGCGGGGACGATCCCTCAGATGTGCTGCCGCGGCCTAAGGTGAAGCGACCGCTGCCGCGGCTGCTCTCGGCGGAGGAAGTCGAGCTGATGCTGGCCGATGCCGCAGACCGGGCCGCGAGCGGGGAGCGACTGGCAGTGCGCGACCATGCACTTCTCGAGCTGCTCTATGGGTCGGGCCTGCGTGCGAGCGAACTGGTGGCGTTGCCGCGCCGCGCGATGCGTCCGAGCGAGCCGTTCCTGATCCTGAGCGGGAAAGGCGAGAAGGAGCGCTTGGTGCCCGTGTCCGATGCCGCCCATCGCGCGGTGGCGCGCTGGATAGCGGCATCGGACGATAGCCGTTGGCTGTTTCCTGGAGGAAAAGCGCATCTTTCGCGTGTGCGGCTGTTCCAGATCGTGAGGGCGATGGCGGGCCGCGTGGGGATCGCGCCCGAGCGGGTCAGTCCGCACGTCCTGCGCCATGCTTTCGCGACCCACCTGCTCGAAGGGGGCGCGGACCTCCGGACGCTGCAGGCGCTGCTCGGCCATGCCGATATCGCGACAACGCAAATCTACACCCATGTCGACAGCCGCCGGCTCGTCGAACTGGTCAACCAGAGGCACCCGCTGGCCCGCCGCGGCAGCGCGCTCCGCGATTGA
- a CDS encoding acetyl-CoA carboxylase carboxyltransferase subunit alpha, with amino-acid sequence MSSYLDFERPIAELEARVAELRDTAAKSDVDLTSDIERLEGKAARLLRETYSKLSPWQKAQVARHPERPHFKDYVAGIADDFMPLAGDRAFAEDAAIVGGLARIDGRRVMLIGHEKGADTASRLKHNFGMAKPEGYRKAIRMMQLAERFGLPVVTLVDTPGAFPGVQAEERGQAEAIARATEQCLELKVPMVATIVGEGGSGGAIAIAAANRVLMYEHAVYSVISPEGCASILWRTADKAADAAEAMRITALDLEKLGVIDRIVPEPDGGAHRDPAKAMKTLRLAIGDELEKLEGMSGDELKRQRRLKFLSMS; translated from the coding sequence ATGAGCAGCTATCTCGATTTCGAACGGCCGATTGCCGAACTGGAAGCCCGGGTCGCCGAACTGCGCGACACCGCCGCGAAGAGCGACGTCGACCTGACGAGCGACATCGAACGTCTCGAAGGCAAGGCGGCACGGCTGCTGCGCGAGACCTATTCGAAGCTGTCGCCGTGGCAGAAGGCGCAGGTCGCCCGCCATCCCGAGCGCCCGCATTTCAAGGATTATGTCGCCGGTATCGCCGACGATTTCATGCCGCTGGCCGGTGACCGCGCGTTCGCCGAGGATGCTGCGATCGTGGGCGGGCTGGCGCGTATCGATGGTCGACGCGTCATGCTGATCGGCCACGAGAAGGGCGCCGACACGGCAAGCCGCCTCAAGCATAATTTCGGGATGGCGAAGCCCGAGGGCTATCGCAAGGCGATCCGCATGATGCAGCTGGCCGAGCGTTTCGGCCTGCCGGTCGTGACGCTCGTCGACACGCCGGGCGCCTTTCCGGGCGTCCAGGCCGAAGAGCGCGGCCAGGCCGAGGCCATTGCGCGGGCGACCGAGCAGTGCCTCGAGCTCAAGGTGCCGATGGTCGCGACGATCGTCGGCGAAGGCGGGTCGGGCGGGGCCATCGCCATTGCCGCTGCCAATCGTGTGCTGATGTACGAGCATGCGGTCTATTCGGTTATCTCGCCCGAGGGTTGCGCCTCGATCCTGTGGCGCACGGCCGACAAGGCGGCCGATGCGGCCGAGGCGATGCGGATCACCGCACTGGACCTTGAAAAGCTCGGCGTGATCGACCGCATCGTGCCGGAACCCGATGGTGGTGCGCATCGTGATCCCGCCAAGGCGATGAAAACGCTGCGGCTCGCAATCGGCGACGAGCTCGAGAAGCTCGAAGGGATGAGCGGGGACGAACTGAAGCGCCAGCGCAGGCTTAAATTCCTCAGCATGAGCTAG